The Oryzias melastigma strain HK-1 linkage group LG20, ASM292280v2, whole genome shotgun sequence genome includes the window catcaTCACCCCCCCACTCACACATTCAGTCAGGGGTCTCCCCTCCATCCTTCTTTCTTCCAGCCTCCTCCATCTCCTTGATTCGTTTTCTCCCCTCATCTCCTCCTCAGCATCTGGCTGATTCCACAGTTGTGACATAAGCACACATGTCCACTTTAAGCCCCGCCTACAGGCGTTGGCCTCCTGCCAACAGGTTAGATGTATTTCTGTCAAATTTGACCGAGACGTTCTGTGATTTCTCCTCTCAGACACATGAAGATCCACGAGAAGGACCCGGCCAGCGGCCTGCCGCCCATCagcagccccccctcccccaccaagCGCCGCCGCCCCTCCGTTAAGAGGAGGCAGGGCCACGACGAGGAGAACGACGACGAACCCCAGAGCAAGAAGGTAAAGACCCGCCCCTCCTCCCAGATTCATGGCGTGCTGCGGGGGGTTAATGGCTGTGGTGTGTTCAGGTGATGGAGGACGGCGTGGCCGAGGAGGAGgctgtgggggcggggctgggcTCGGAGGAGGAGCTGCTACCGTGTCCAATCTGCTTCaagacctgcagctccagactGGATCTGGATGCTCACATGGACTCGCACCCTGACACCGCCCTGAGGTACTCCACCACCCCTGCTGTCATGTGACTTTGTTCAGACAAACTTTGAGGGATGTTTGAGAGCAGCTGGTGGAGCTCCCCCCTctgtcaccatggaaaccagcTCCTACCAAACACAACCTGGATGAAGTGAGGAAAAGTGAGGGGCTGATGAAGGAGGGATGGAGCAGAGCTAAAAACTCAAGGTGGAAAGGATGAGAACATCAGGGAGAGGAGAGAAGGGAGGGATGGAAGGAGGTCAGCAGGCGGCGCTGAGCTCGTTATGGAGGAAGGAGAATATTTAGCAGGTAATCCTCCCTAATCAGTCGGTAAGAGGATCGGCCGCACCGCATGGAGGAGGGATGGAGCAGTGGAGGGGGTAATTTACTGGACCAGTCGGATGGTGGATGCTTCTGAGCGTAAAAGGAGCAGCGAGGAGAACAGTCAGGTTCAGGCTCAGCCTCTGCTCCGCTCACCTGCGCAGTCTGCTGCAGTCCCATGAAGCTGCGCATCCGCGTCAAATAGATTTACACTTTCAgcatgacctttgacctttgtgAGGGCGCCATTGCAAAGTAGAGAGCTGGCAGTTTTCATTCACAACTACTCCAAgtttgactccgccccctcacAGTAAtccattttatcatttttctcaaTGGTTTTAATGCAAACTGTAAACAACTgagagaacaaaaaacagaaaacaacaaacatcacGTACTAATGAACAGATTCCTACAGATTTCCATTATTTTAGGAGCTAAATTCTTCAGATGACTTTAGCCAAACGCAGATGTTTTCACTGAGAAATGTGGAGAACTTTCGCCACCTTGTGGCCTCATGGAGAACTACAGCAAATAAGCAGCCGTGAAACGAGCCTGAATGTTCTGTTAGAGGAGCTTCTCCACGGTGCTCTCTGTCCCTGCAGGTGTGACCTCTGCTGCTTGTCTTTCCGAACGCACCGCGGCTTACTGCGCCACAACGCGGGGGTCCACAAACTCCTCCCCCAGGACCCCAACGGCCGCCCCTTCATCCAGAACAACCCCTCCATCCCCACTGGCTTCAACGACCTGGCGTTCATCGACTTCTCCTGCAAGAAGTTTGCTCAGATCGCGCAGGTATGTTTGCTGATGGCTCTGTGGGCGTGGTcaaaagtttgagtttaaaacaggggtccccaaactctttcttgtgagggccacatgactgttttcttcatttctgtaatcttcatagaaaaaaatagtactatagcattttaaaaactagatgtaaagcattacctgtgataatgctagtgtgaatgctgtaagctgattgTGGCTGCTCAAgaagctagtgctgatagctcaAGATGCTacagctaatagctgaaaacggtgaaggtgatagctagctaaaatattagctaaataacaaattagcaaaaaaatggtaaaatctgTAATTTACCCAAATCAGCTatctagcataaagctaaaagccaaactagcctaataactgagaaaaaaagtaaagaaataaagaaaatgtgaatcactaataaaccaataaatattttatcttcTCCCGTCAttgttcagactgcagaagggtggaataaaaagtcacattctctGTGGTTCTCGATCAGCGTTTCtcatagtgtgtgtgtgtgtgggggtgggggggatgTCGGTGGGGCGGgacaaatgtggaggcgggcccaATCTGGCCCACAGGtcatagtttggggacccctggtttaaaatACCATTTTCCCTGCAGGTTTGGTGCGAGACGAATCTGCGGCGCTGCATCAGTAAGTTCCATCGCTTCGTCTGCGACGGCTGCGACAAGGCCTTCCCTCTGCGTTCGGCTTTGGAGCTGCATAAAAGCACCTCCCACCCCGACGCTCCTGCCGCCACCGACGGCGCCAAAGAGAAGGCCGAAGAGGACAGAGCCACAGAAAACGGCGTGGGAGGGCAGGATACTAAAGACCCGCCCCCAATTCAGGCCAACTTCCTGGAGGGTTTGGGCCTCCTGCACGTGTCAAAGGTAAGACCCAGATCCAGAACTCAGTCTGGACACCTGAACGACCTTCCAGGGattaaccccgccccctctaaAATCCCAGGTGAAGTCTGGCCCCACTGACGACGAGATCCACCAGGCCTACCTGGACAGTATAAAGGTGATTCACGTGGAGCCGCCGTCCTCCAGCCTCCCCCAGGAGCCCGCCTCTGGCTTCCTCTCTGGGGGTCTGGGGTTGACCTTGGGTCTGGGGGGGCTGGCCGCTCTGAGTATCCCGCTGCTGGAGGCGTCCGGCTCTGTCCTGCAGGGTTTGTCTCAGGGGGACGCGCTGCGCCTGCTGTCCCTGCAGCCTTTCCAGAAGGGCTTCCTGCTGCAGCCTGACGGGGGCGTCACCGCCGCCAGCGCCGCCTCCTCAGGAGCCAAGCCCGGGGAGGCGGGCGGCGGCGAGATCATGGAGCTGGCAGACATCCAGCAGATCCTTAAAGTGGCAGCCGCTGCGCCCAATCAGATGGGACTGCCGCCTCTGGCCAAAGCTCCAGGATTCGCTGCAGGTGGGTGCCGGCCCGAGGCGCGTGATTGGTTCAGTTTGTGGTGATGTCACAGACTTTCTTTTCCTCTCCTCTAGGTCCGAGTCAGAAGGCGATGCCCCCACTGAAACCCAAACCCCCCAACAGCCCTTGTTCCAGCCTGACAGCAACCACCCCGCCCCCCCTGCAGAGCTCGCAGCAGGCCTCTCTGGGCTGCATCAGCCCCGGCCTGCCGCCCCCCACCCCCTACAAGGCGTCCCCGTCAGCTGGGACTGCGGGACAGGGGGATGCAGAGAGCCTGGGTGACTCCCCGGTCTCCGACTCCCCACCCACCGCCATCACAGCCGTGAACGAGGAGGCGGGGCTCGGAGGGAGGAAGCTGGGGACAAAAGCGGGGGGCGGCGCCGGCTCGGTCAAAGGCTCGTACCCCTGCCGCTTCTGCAACGAGGTGTTCGCCTTCTCCGGCGTCCTGCAGGCTCACATGCGCTTCCACCTGGGGATCATCCCCCACCAATGCAACATCTGCGACTACGTGGCGCCGGACAAGGCCACGCTGATCCGCCACCTGCGCACGCACAGCGGGGAGCGGCCGTACGTCTGCCGCGTCTGCCACTACCCCTTCACCGTCAAGGCCAACTGCGAGCGCCACCTCAGAAAGAAGCACGCCAAGACGTCCAGGAAGGACATCGAGAAGAACATCAAGTACGtcacctccaccaccaccaccatctccGCCCCCATCACCCCCACAGCGGACTCGGAGATGGGCTGTGCCGGAGCGGAAACCACCTGTCGCTTCTGCGGCGAGGACCTGAAGAGCTACCGCGCGCTGCAGATCCACCTGCGCACGCACAACGGCTGCCAGAAGAAGCCGTTCGAGTGCCGGCGCTGCGGCGCCGCCTTCCTGGCTAAGCGGAACTGCATCCACCACCTGCTGAAGCAGCACCCTGAGGTGCAGGAGCGGGAGATCGAGGAGCACATCGCCACGCTGCTGCCCGCCAGCACCGTCATGGCCGCACGCAGCACCGCCCAGCTGCCCCCGAACGGGCTGATCCCAGTTCAGGTTCTGTCGGCGGTGAAGGTGGAGGAGCTGCCCCACCTGGTCTACCCCGCAGACCTGGACCAGCCGCTCGACTTCTCCGCCAAGGGCCGCAGCAGCCGGGGGGGTTCTCCCTCAGTCAAGGTGGAGAGCTTCGACTGCTCCGCCCTCGACCAGCCCATCGACCTCTCCATCCCCAGCAAGCGGCAGCGGAGGGAGGCGGGGCCTGACATGACGGACATCAAGACAGAGCAGAGCGGCGGCTTGGAGCAGACGTACGCCCTTGCTTTGTCCAAGGACGAGAAGGCGTTGGGGGGGctgcacccccacccccagctgGGCTGCTATCAGCTCCCGCCGGGTTCCACGCCACCCCCCGCCCCGCTTGCCGGCCCACCCCGTGCCCAGCGCCTCAAACCGCTGCTGCCTAAACCCACCTCCACCGCATCCCCGCCCTCCCTGAAGGAGCTGCCCCCGCTGGCGTCCATCGCTCAGATCATCAGCTCCGTCTCCACGGCGCAGGACCTGCTGAAGAGGGAGGCGGCCTCTCTGGACGGAAAAACCCATCTGCCCGCCGCCTCTTTAAACCCCCCCGTAGACGCCGCCGGAGCTGCAGCCGCTCAGAGCGAGGAGGCGCCCGACTGCAGGTACGTGACCTCACCGGCACCGCCTTCACCTCCCTCCTCCCGGTCTGACAGCTGCTCCTCCCTCAGAAGGCGGTCCAAGAAGAAGCCAGCCTCGGTGGGGGGGAAGGAGAAGCCCGGCGCCATCGACCTGGAGTCCAGCGGCGAGTTCGCCAGCGTGGAGAAGATGCTGGCCACCACCGACGCCAACAAGTTCAGCCCCTTCCTGAAGACCGGAGCGGGAGACCTGTCTGGAAAGAAAGGTACATCCTacgggaggggggggggtccgAGAGACAAGCAGACTCAACGTTTCTGTGAACAGACTCGGACAGGAcggcaggaggaggagaggaggaggccGGAGCAGCAGAGGAGGTGAAGCCTGCAGCTCCGCAGTCCAAAGGGAAGAAGAACGCCTACTCCAACTCTGTCCAGAAGATGACCTGCCCCTTCTGCCCACGCGTCTTCCCCTGGGCCAGCTCGCTGCAGCGCCACATGTTGACGCACACCGGtactcactcacacacacacacacccatgctcaccagcacacacacacacacatattcatACAAGCATTCCTGCAAACACAGGTAGAAGCCTCACCTCTTCCTCCCCTGCTGTCCTCTCCAGGTCAGAAACCGTTTCCATGTCCGCGCTGTGACGCGTTCTTCTCCACCAAGTCCAATTGTGAGCGCCACCTGCTGCGCAAACACGGCGTGACCCACAGGACGCTGCGGCGCAACGGCATCATCGAGAAGAAGGACGGAGACGAGGGCTCGCACGAGAGCGCAGGTCTGTCTTTGGGGAGATAGAACGAGGCAAAGCTTTTATTCTTCCATTGTTTTGATGGATCATAAGAAAGactttaaaacaacacatttctgccggcttgattaaaaaataagacgtagatatgaacaaaatgtaaaatatgtcaGAGAATCTGAGTTGGTCCTCATCTGATCCTGCAGAGAGCCAGTCGGAGACGGAACAGGTGGCACCAGATGCACAGCAACAAGTCAATGTGGCCGCCAACCCAGTCCCCGCCCCCACCGTGGAAAACCCCTCCCCCCACGAAAGCACACAactaagccccgcccacaaatctAACCAAGGTCAGCTGCCTTAAGAACACATTTgctatatatacatacataaatacatatttgacaTGCAGAGGATAATGAACATTTGAGGGttcagttctggttctgctcattTCAAACCATCCACAGCAGAAAGATAAATATAAGACGATTGTTTCACAGTCTGTCTGACCGACTGCTCTAACCGAGCTTTGCTCTGCAGACTGCAGCCTGACTGCAGAGCAGCCGCAGGAGGAAACCCCCGAGCAGCACGACCAGCAGGAGGCGCAAGAGCCCCCAGCTGCTCCTGCAAAGCAGCATCCACAGAGTGGAAAGGTAATCTGATTACAGAGCTAACATTGTGTTTATACTGGGTGTTAAATTATGACTcttaatgatgatgatgaagatgatgatgacaaAGATCAGGAGTGTTAAActcaa containing:
- the rreb1a gene encoding ras-responsive element-binding protein 1 isoform X3, translating into MENATEEGGATAELNKEEAEPREKVPQQELKEAMNGVLEEAKEAAGGEELSSINAMMSAVMSAGTINGGDAENGSGAASVNSSAGPSPSPSPGKLVTAATRAPPSRNARRNQDAKDDSSAFICPLCDKNCQTQHQLTMHIRQHNADTGATDHSCSICGKCLSSASSLDRHMLVHSGERPYKCSVCGQTFTTNGNMHRHMKIHEKDPASGLPPISSPPSPTKRRRPSVKRRQGHDEENDDEPQSKKVMEDGVAEEEAVGAGLGSEEELLPCPICFKTCSSRLDLDAHMDSHPDTALRCDLCCLSFRTHRGLLRHNAGVHKLLPQDPNGRPFIQNNPSIPTGFNDLAFIDFSCKKFAQIAQVWCETNLRRCISKFHRFVCDGCDKAFPLRSALELHKSTSHPDAPAATDGAKEKAEEDRATENGVGGQDTKDPPPIQANFLEGLGLLHVSKVKSGPTDDEIHQAYLDSIKVIHVEPPSSSLPQEPASGFLSGGLGLTLGLGGLAALSIPLLEASGSVLQGLSQGDALRLLSLQPFQKGFLLQPDGGVTAASAASSGAKPGEAGGGEIMELADIQQILKVAAAAPNQMGLPPLAKAPGFAAGPSQKAMPPLKPKPPNSPCSSLTATTPPPLQSSQQASLGCISPGLPPPTPYKASPSAGTAGQGDAESLGDSPVSDSPPTAITAVNEEAGLGGRKLGTKAGGGAGSVKGSYPCRFCNEVFAFSGVLQAHMRFHLGIIPHQCNICDYVAPDKATLIRHLRTHSGERPYVCRVCHYPFTVKANCERHLRKKHAKTSRKDIEKNIKYVTSTTTTISAPITPTADSEMGCAGAETTCRFCGEDLKSYRALQIHLRTHNGCQKKPFECRRCGAAFLAKRNCIHHLLKQHPEVQEREIEEHIATLLPASTVMAARSTAQLPPNGLIPVQVLSAVKVEELPHLVYPADLDQPLDFSAKGRSSRGGSPSVKVESFDCSALDQPIDLSIPSKRQRREAGPDMTDIKTEQSGGLEQTYALALSKDEKALGGLHPHPQLGCYQLPPGSTPPPAPLAGPPRAQRLKPLLPKPTSTASPPSLKELPPLASIAQIISSVSTAQDLLKREAASLDGKTHLPAASLNPPVDAAGAAAAQSEEAPDCRRRSKKKPASVGGKEKPGAIDLESSGEFASVEKMLATTDANKFSPFLKTGAGDLSGKKDSDRTAGGGEEEAGAAEEVKPAAPQSKGKKNAYSNSVQKMTCPFCPRVFPWASSLQRHMLTHTGQKPFPCPRCDAFFSTKSNCERHLLRKHGVTHRTLRRNGIIEKKDGDEGSHESAESQSETEQVAPDAQQQVNVAANPVPAPTVENPSPHESTQLSPAHKSNQDCSLTAEQPQEETPEQHDQQEAQEPPAAPAKQHPQSGKVESTDDEDCHSNKSLDLNFGKKLIDFKLTTSSSGSAPQDEQPTSSSAPSASATPEPTESPEEKEKPSAGSPSLRSDSKHVCHVCKKSFRYPTTLARHERAHISEETPSDEAPPTQTEEPTESKAADEETEDKELEMEEGGKGGDSEGGESGESEEEKEKEERSDEEASEPKSAEGGEAAGGRVDKRKKICSVCGKRFWSLQDLTRHMRSHTGERPYKCQTCERTFTLKHSLVRHQRIHQKLRGADGSSVANDYASEDGDSCTPTPTSTCPPSENESECGSTIVGAKELEEEDAAKEDGEGQREDPPATEADVPAEQPDSEPEEPDSAAPSADQTEQATESKTSIDAQPTPPKDLPPAGDAATGPSTQGFIQGLLEIHSKPPLEHIVPNGKPPLVGVD
- the rreb1a gene encoding ras-responsive element-binding protein 1 isoform X1; its protein translation is MIKRLCSVCFWKYNGRGEKKSHTLRRKRVMENATEEGGATAELNKEEAEPREKVPQQELKEAMNGVLEEAKEAAGGEELSSINAMMSAVMSAGTINGGDAENGSGAASVNSSAGPSPSPSPGKLVTAATRAPPSRNARRNQDAKDDSSAFICPLCDKNCQTQHQLTMHIRQHNADTGATDHSCSICGKCLSSASSLDRHMLVHSGERPYKCSVCGQTFTTNGNMHRHMKIHEKDPASGLPPISSPPSPTKRRRPSVKRRQGHDEENDDEPQSKKVMEDGVAEEEAVGAGLGSEEELLPCPICFKTCSSRLDLDAHMDSHPDTALRCDLCCLSFRTHRGLLRHNAGVHKLLPQDPNGRPFIQNNPSIPTGFNDLAFIDFSCKKFAQIAQVWCETNLRRCISKFHRFVCDGCDKAFPLRSALELHKSTSHPDAPAATDGAKEKAEEDRATENGVGGQDTKDPPPIQANFLEGLGLLHVSKVKSGPTDDEIHQAYLDSIKVIHVEPPSSSLPQEPASGFLSGGLGLTLGLGGLAALSIPLLEASGSVLQGLSQGDALRLLSLQPFQKGFLLQPDGGVTAASAASSGAKPGEAGGGEIMELADIQQILKVAAAAPNQMGLPPLAKAPGFAAGPSQKAMPPLKPKPPNSPCSSLTATTPPPLQSSQQASLGCISPGLPPPTPYKASPSAGTAGQGDAESLGDSPVSDSPPTAITAVNEEAGLGGRKLGTKAGGGAGSVKGSYPCRFCNEVFAFSGVLQAHMRFHLGIIPHQCNICDYVAPDKATLIRHLRTHSGERPYVCRVCHYPFTVKANCERHLRKKHAKTSRKDIEKNIKYVTSTTTTISAPITPTADSEMGCAGAETTCRFCGEDLKSYRALQIHLRTHNGCQKKPFECRRCGAAFLAKRNCIHHLLKQHPEVQEREIEEHIATLLPASTVMAARSTAQLPPNGLIPVQVLSAVKVEELPHLVYPADLDQPLDFSAKGRSSRGGSPSVKVESFDCSALDQPIDLSIPSKRQRREAGPDMTDIKTEQSGGLEQTYALALSKDEKALGGLHPHPQLGCYQLPPGSTPPPAPLAGPPRAQRLKPLLPKPTSTASPPSLKELPPLASIAQIISSVSTAQDLLKREAASLDGKTHLPAASLNPPVDAAGAAAAQSEEAPDCRRRSKKKPASVGGKEKPGAIDLESSGEFASVEKMLATTDANKFSPFLKTGAGDLSGKKDSDRTAGGGEEEAGAAEEVKPAAPQSKGKKNAYSNSVQKMTCPFCPRVFPWASSLQRHMLTHTGQKPFPCPRCDAFFSTKSNCERHLLRKHGVTHRTLRRNGIIEKKDGDEGSHESAESQSETEQVAPDAQQQVNVAANPVPAPTVENPSPHESTQLSPAHKSNQDCSLTAEQPQEETPEQHDQQEAQEPPAAPAKQHPQSGKVESTDDEDCHSNKSLDLNFGKKLIDFKLTTSSSGSAPQDEQPTSSSAPSASATPEPTESPEEKEKPSAGSPSLRSDSKHVCHVCKKSFRYPTTLARHERAHISEETPSDEAPPTQTEEPTESKAADEETEDKELEMEEGGKGGDSEGGESGESEEEKEKEERSDEEASEPKSAEGGEAAGGRVDKRKKICSVCGKRFWSLQDLTRHMRSHTGERPYKCQTCERTFTLKHSLVRHQRIHQKLRGADGSSVANDYASEDGDSCTPTPTSTCPPSENESECGSTIVGAKELEEEDAAKEDGEGQREDPPATEADVPAEQPDSEPEEPDSAAPSADQTEQATESKTSIDAQPTPPKDLPPAGDAATGPSTQGFIQGLLEIHSKPPLEHIVPNGKPPLVGVD
- the rreb1a gene encoding ras-responsive element-binding protein 1 isoform X2, whose translation is MIKRLCSVCFWKYNGRGEKKSHTLRRKRVMENATEEGGATAELNKEEAEPREKVPQQELKEAMNGVLEEAKEAAGGEELSSINAMMSAVMSAGTINGGDAENGSGAASVNSSAGPSPSPSPGKLVTAATRAPPSRNARRNQDAKDDSSAFICPLCDKNCQTQHQLTMHIRQHNADTGATDHSCSICGKCLSSASSLDRHMLVHSGERPYKCSVCGQTFTTNGNMHRHMKIHEKDPASGLPPISSPPSPTKRRRPSVKRRQGHDEENDDEPQSKKVMEDGVAEEEAVGAGLGSEEELLPCPICFKTCSSRLDLDAHMDSHPDTALRCDLCCLSFRTHRGLLRHNAGVHKLLPQDPNGRPFIQNNPSIPTGFNDLAFIDFSCKKFAQIAQVWCETNLRRCISKFHRFVCDGCDKAFPLRSALELHKSTSHPDAPAATDGAKEKAEEDRATENGVGGQDTKDPPPIQANFLEGLGLLHVSKVKSGPTDDEIHQAYLDSIKVIHVEPPSSSLPQEPASGFLSGGLGLTLGLGGLAALSIPLLEASGSVLQGLSQGDALRLLSLQPFQKGFLLQPDGGVTAASAASSGAKPGEAGGGEIMELADIQQILKVAAAAPNQMGLPPLAKAPGFAAGPSQKAMPPLKPKPPNSPCSSLTATTPPPLQSSQQASLGCISPGLPPPTPYKASPSAGTAGQGDAESLGDSPVSDSPPTAITAVNEEAGLGGRKLGTKAGGGAGSVKGSYPCRFCNEVFAFSGVLQAHMRFHLGIIPHQCNICDYVAPDKATLIRHLRTHSGERPYVCRVCHYPFTVKANCERHLRKKHAKTSRKDIEKNIKYVTSTTTTISAPITPTADSEMGCAGAETTCRFCGEDLKSYRALQIHLRTHNGCQKKPFECRRCGAAFLAKRNCIHHLLKQHPEVQEREIEEHIATLLPASTVMAARSTAQLPPNGLIPVQVLSAVKVEELPHLVYPADLDQPLDFSAKGRSSRGGSPSVKVESFDCSALDQPIDLSIPSKRQRREAGPDMTDIKTEQSGGLEQTYALALSKDEKALGGLHPHPQLGCYQLPPGSTPPPAPLAGPPRAQRLKPLLPKPTSTASPPSLKELPPLASIAQIISSVSTAQDLLKREAASLDGKTHLPAASLNPPVDAAGAAAAQSEEAPDCRRSKKKPASVGGKEKPGAIDLESSGEFASVEKMLATTDANKFSPFLKTGAGDLSGKKDSDRTAGGGEEEAGAAEEVKPAAPQSKGKKNAYSNSVQKMTCPFCPRVFPWASSLQRHMLTHTGQKPFPCPRCDAFFSTKSNCERHLLRKHGVTHRTLRRNGIIEKKDGDEGSHESAESQSETEQVAPDAQQQVNVAANPVPAPTVENPSPHESTQLSPAHKSNQDCSLTAEQPQEETPEQHDQQEAQEPPAAPAKQHPQSGKVESTDDEDCHSNKSLDLNFGKKLIDFKLTTSSSGSAPQDEQPTSSSAPSASATPEPTESPEEKEKPSAGSPSLRSDSKHVCHVCKKSFRYPTTLARHERAHISEETPSDEAPPTQTEEPTESKAADEETEDKELEMEEGGKGGDSEGGESGESEEEKEKEERSDEEASEPKSAEGGEAAGGRVDKRKKICSVCGKRFWSLQDLTRHMRSHTGERPYKCQTCERTFTLKHSLVRHQRIHQKLRGADGSSVANDYASEDGDSCTPTPTSTCPPSENESECGSTIVGAKELEEEDAAKEDGEGQREDPPATEADVPAEQPDSEPEEPDSAAPSADQTEQATESKTSIDAQPTPPKDLPPAGDAATGPSTQGFIQGLLEIHSKPPLEHIVPNGKPPLVGVD